The region CTTGCATCTTTTAATTTCTCAAAATATCAGAGGTTAATATTGTCTGCTACAAATAATCCGACTGTTGACCAATCAACAGCAAAACTGGGATGGAAATTTCCTAAAGATTTTTGGCTAGCTAATTTAATGGAGCTATGTGAAAGAGCTGCTTATTATGGCTTTTTCATTTTGCTTACTGTTTATCTGACTGATTTGGTTGGATTTGATGATTTATGGGGCAATACAATAGCAGGACTTTTTGCGGGATTTTTATATCTGCTTCCACCATTTTCAGGTGCAATAAGCGACAGGATTGGTTTTAAAAATGGACTAATACTTGCTTTTGGTTTACTTACTATCGGATATTTTTTCCTTGGAATAACTTACTCAAAAGTATCAGTTATTTTCTTTTTAATTGTATTGATGGTTGGTGCGTCCTTTATTAAACCATTAATAACCGGTACGGTTGCAAAAACATCTGACGAAGTAAACAGAGCAAGAGCTTTTTCAATTTTTTACTGGATTGTAAACATTGGTGCATTCAGTGGTAAAACTGTTGTCCCCTGGATCAGAAAAGGGCTTGGTCTTGAATATATTAATTTCTTTTCAGCAGGGATGTCTTTTATCGCTTTATTACTTGCTATCTTTTTATTCAGGAATCTTGAATTAAAAACCGAAAGAAAATCATTTAAAGAAATTTTAAACGCACTCATAAAAATTTTAACTAACGCAAGGCTGATTTTACTTACATTAATTGTTTCAGGTTTCTGGCTTATTCAGGGGCAGCTTTATCAAAGCATGCCAAAATTTGTTTTAAGAATGGTGGGGAATGATGCAAACCCTGAGTGGCTTGCAAATGTTAATCCGTTTATTGTAATGGTATTTGTATTGATTGTTACACAAGCAATGAGAAAAAAATCGGCAGTAAATTCAATGCTGGTAGGAATGTTTATTATGCCGTTATCTGCCTTCTCAATGTCACTGGGTCCCTGGCTGCAGGGAATGTTTGGTACCGAAATTCCGCTGCTCGGTATACTTTTTCATCCATACACAATAATGATGATAGTAGGTATTGGTCTGCAAGGTTTAGCCGAATGTTTTATCTCACCAAGATTTTTAGAATTCTTCTCATTGCAGGCTCCAAAAGGTGAAGAGGGTGTGTATCTTGGCTTCAGTCATCTGCACTCTTTCATATCTTATATTGCCGGTGGAATAATTTCCGGATTCTTATTGGAAAAATACTGTCCGGATCCTAAAACATTACCTTCGGGTTTAACCGAAATTCAGAAGGCTGCATATTATACAGATGCGCATTTAATCTGGTATTACTTTGCTGCAATTGGATTAACATCTGCAATTGCATTAATTATTTACAAGTGGTATTATGATAAAAAGGATAAACAGTTAACAGTTTAGAATCATCACGAGTGAAGCGAAGCGATCAATCAGATTGCTTCACTTCATTCGCAATGATAAAAGAAATTAATTTTTTCTCTCTTTCAATTCGGCTGCTCTGCCGCCGAGATACTTAAAGAAAAATTGTTCCATTGCACCATAAAAATCAAACCGATTTTCTTCATTTCTAAAACCATGCCCCTCATTATCCTTTACCATATACGGGACATCAATTCCTCTCTTCTTTAATGCCTCAACCATTTGGTCAGATTCATTCTTATTTACTCGTGGGTCGTGAGCACCTTGTGCAATTAACAAGGGAGCAACAATTTTATCAACATGAAAAACAGGAGAAGCATCATAAAGCAGCAAAGAATCTTTTTCAGGATTTCCTACCATTTCATAAAGCATTTCCTTCATAGGTGCCCAGTAAGGAGGGATAGAATTTTGAAATGTAAATAAGTTTGAAACACCGACATAATCAACTCCGCATGCATAAAGTTCTGGCGAAAAAGTTAAACCGGCAAGGGTTGCATAACCGCCGTAAGATCCGCCATAAATACCAATTCTTTTTGGATCAGCGATACCTTGGTTTATCAACCATTTAACACCGTCTGAAATATCATCTTGCATGGTTTTGCCCCACTGTTTAAATGATATTTCCCAGAATTCTTTTCCATAACCAGTTGATCCTCTGAAGTTCATTTGCAGTACTGCATAACCTCTGTTTGCAAGAAACTGGATTTCAGGATTAAAACCCCAGGCATCGCGCGCCCATGGTCCGCCATGTGGATTAACAACAACAGGCAGGTTTTTTGGCTCAACACCCTTTGGAAGTGTTAAGTAACCATGGATAGTAAGACCATCACGAGACTTATATGTTATCGGTTTTTGATCTGCAAGATAATCTTCGTTCAACCATGGACTTACTTCCGACAACTTTTTCAGATCTTTCTTGTTAACATCAAAGAAATAATACGCACCAAGTGATTTATCACTATAAGTTCTTACTAATAATTTATCTTCATTCTTATTAGCTCCGACAACAGCAATTTGCTTACCTGGTAATTTAGATGCTAAAAAACCATATTCATCTTCTGTTGTTTTATCAAAGAAATGATATTCCTGTTTCCATCCGAGATAAGAAGCAAATGTTATTACTTTTCGCTTCTTTGAATAACTAAGATTTTCAACATCATAATCTGGATTTTCGTACAAAACCCGGATCTCTTTATTATTTGCAATATCATACTCTACGATTGCAGCTTTATCTCTGCCAATATTTGAAGCCACGTAAAGATTTTTATTATCGAAGGTAAAAAAAATCGGGGCAAGAGTTTCTTTGAAAGTTGTTGTAATCAGAGTTTTAAATTCCTGGTCTTCATTATCACGGTAAAGAATGCTTGTGTTAACTCCATCTGTTGTGGTTGCAATTCTTAACTTACCATCGTGGTCGGTTTGCCAGCCTGTAATGTTGCCCGGATTTTGTCCGACCACTTTCATTTCTCCTGTATTGACATTAATTCGGTAAACATCAAATACCTGCGGATTGTTTTTATTTAACTGTATCAGCATTTCTGTGGGATTGTCTTCAAG is a window of Ignavibacterium sp. DNA encoding:
- a CDS encoding S9 family peptidase codes for the protein MKQLTILGLIMIFTLSLFSQQTEVPLIPMKDFFRNPEKRSFQISPDGNYLSFMQPVNSRMNVFIQKIGDEQTTQITFATERDVAGYFWKGNNRIIYIQDSKGDENFRLYAVDRDGKNQKDLTPFEKVRAGIVDDLEDNPTEMLIQLNKNNPQVFDVYRINVNTGEMKVVGQNPGNITGWQTDHDGKLRIATTTDGVNTSILYRDNEDQEFKTLITTTFKETLAPIFFTFDNKNLYVASNIGRDKAAIVEYDIANNKEIRVLYENPDYDVENLSYSKKRKVITFASYLGWKQEYHFFDKTTEDEYGFLASKLPGKQIAVVGANKNEDKLLVRTYSDKSLGAYYFFDVNKKDLKKLSEVSPWLNEDYLADQKPITYKSRDGLTIHGYLTLPKGVEPKNLPVVVNPHGGPWARDAWGFNPEIQFLANRGYAVLQMNFRGSTGYGKEFWEISFKQWGKTMQDDISDGVKWLINQGIADPKRIGIYGGSYGGYATLAGLTFSPELYACGVDYVGVSNLFTFQNSIPPYWAPMKEMLYEMVGNPEKDSLLLYDASPVFHVDKIVAPLLIAQGAHDPRVNKNESDQMVEALKKRGIDVPYMVKDNEGHGFRNEENRFDFYGAMEQFFFKYLGGRAAELKERKN
- a CDS encoding MFS transporter, which codes for MSATNNPTVDQSTAKLGWKFPKDFWLANLMELCERAAYYGFFILLTVYLTDLVGFDDLWGNTIAGLFAGFLYLLPPFSGAISDRIGFKNGLILAFGLLTIGYFFLGITYSKVSVIFFLIVLMVGASFIKPLITGTVAKTSDEVNRARAFSIFYWIVNIGAFSGKTVVPWIRKGLGLEYINFFSAGMSFIALLLAIFLFRNLELKTERKSFKEILNALIKILTNARLILLTLIVSGFWLIQGQLYQSMPKFVLRMVGNDANPEWLANVNPFIVMVFVLIVTQAMRKKSAVNSMLVGMFIMPLSAFSMSLGPWLQGMFGTEIPLLGILFHPYTIMMIVGIGLQGLAECFISPRFLEFFSLQAPKGEEGVYLGFSHLHSFISYIAGGIISGFLLEKYCPDPKTLPSGLTEIQKAAYYTDAHLIWYYFAAIGLTSAIALIIYKWYYDKKDKQLTV